From a single Rhinolophus ferrumequinum isolate MPI-CBG mRhiFer1 chromosome 15, mRhiFer1_v1.p, whole genome shotgun sequence genomic region:
- the TTC9B gene encoding tetratricopeptide repeat protein 9B, with amino-acid sequence MQRGALSPVLMLSAAPEPPPRPPPALSPPGPGPRHGSSRPGPAPEPSGGLGAALDSSLRAAVAFKAEGQRCYREKKFREAIGKYHRALLQLKAAQGARPGGLSAPTPGPATSPGPARLSEEQRRLVENTEVECYDSLTACLLQSELVNYERVREYCLKVLEKQKGNFKATYRAGIAFYHLGDYARAMRYLQEARSREPTDTNVLRYIQLTQLKMNRCNLQREDSGTGPRDVIG; translated from the exons ATGCAGCGCGGCGCGCTGTCCCCGGTGCTGATGCTCAGCGCTGCCCCGGAGCCTCCGCCGCGCCCGCCTCCCGCCCTCTCCCCGCCGGGTCCCGGCCCCCGCCATGGCTCATCTCGGCCGGGTCCTGCCCCAGAGCCGTCGGGCGGCCTGGGCGCGGCGCTCGACAGCAGCCTGCGGGCCGCCGTGGCTTTCAAGGCGGAGGGCCAGCGCTGCTACCGAGAGAAGAAGTTCCGGGAAGCCATCGGCAAGTATCATCGGGCACTGCTGCAGCTGAAGGCGGCGCAGGGAGCCCGCCCTGGTGGCCTGTCGGCCCCCACCCCGGGGCCCGCCACCAGCCCGGGGCCGGCCCGCCTCAGCGAGGAGCAGCGGCGCCTGGTGGAGAACACGGAGGTGGAATGTTATGACTCTCTCACCG CCTGCCTGCTGCAGTCGGAGCTGGTGAACTATGAGCGAGTGCGCGAGTACTGTCTCAAGGTGCTGGAGAAGCAGAAGGGCAACTTCAAGGCCACATACCGCGCCGGCATTGCCTTCTACCACCTGGGTGACTATGCACGCGCGATGCGCTACCTGCAGGAGGCCCGCAGCCGAGAGCCCACAG ACACCAATGTCCTACGCTACATCCAGTTGACTCAGCTGAAGATGAATCGGTGCAACCTCCAGCGAGAAGACAGTGGCACCGGGCCGAGGGATGTCATTGGCTGA
- the CCNP gene encoding LOW QUALITY PROTEIN: cyclin-P (The sequence of the model RefSeq protein was modified relative to this genomic sequence to represent the inferred CDS: inserted 2 bases in 1 codon), which translates to MLVRCRSRRPTSRFGPPSRRXDPSPSSLQSPTASLDSEPPRAPASDGIPAGTSVSPGLSERPPGSCAPPGLEEALSALGLQGEREYAGDIFTEVLVCRALPGRALPRTVTPEMRALVVDWLVQVHEYLGLAGDTLYLAVHLLDSYLRVGRVRLHRLQLLGVACLFVACKMEECVLPEPASLCLLGAGSFSQAELLRAERRILSRLDFRLHHPGPLLCLGLLTAVAGSSSQVILLATYFLELSLLEAEAARWEPGRRAAAALSLAHRVLNGAGSGQEPALYSPAELSPLEPCMARAALRGPAPGRAAIFLKYARPQCQGTSLAAACLLRRPQPGPP; encoded by the exons ATGCTGGTGAGATGCAGAAGCCGGCGTCCCACCTCCCGGTTTGGGCCTCCCTCCAGGCG TGACCCCAGCCCCTCTTCCTTGCAGAGTCCCACTGCTTCCCTCGACTCAGAGCCCCCGCGTGCCCCAGCTTCTGACGGAATCCCTGCAGGCACGAGCGTTTCCCCAGGACTCTCAGAAAGACCCCCGGGATCGTGCGCGCCGCCGGGGCTGGAGGAGGCGCTGAGCGCGTTGGGGCTGCAGGGAGAACGCGAGTACGCCGGGGACATCTTCACCGAGGTCTTG GTGTGCCGCGCGCTGCCCGGGAGGGCCCTGCCCCGCACCGTGACCCCGGAGATGCGCGCGCTAGTGGTGGACTGGCTGGTCCAGGTGCAC GAGTACCTGGGCCTGGCGGGGGACACTCTCTACCTGGCCGTGCACCTGCTCGATTCCTACCTGCGCGTGGGCCGAGTGCGCCTACACCGCCTGCAGCTGCTGGGCGTGGCCTGCCTGTTCGTGGCGTGCAAAATGGAAGAGTGCGTGCTTCCCGAG CccgcctccctctgcctcctagGAGCTGGCTCTTTCTCGCAGGCCGAGCTTCTGCGGGCCGAGCGCCGCATCCTGAGCCGCTTGGATTTCCGGCTGCACCACCCAGGTCCGCTCCTCTGCCTGGGCCTACTTACTGCGGTGGCTGGAAGCAGCTCCCAG GTGATTCTACTTGCCACCTACTTCCTGGAGCTGTCTCTGCTGGAGGCCGAGGCCGCTCGGTGGGAGCCCGGTCGCCGCGCAGCAGCGGCACTGAGCCTGGCGCACCGTGTGCTCAACGGCGCGGGGTCCGGACAGGAGCCGGCGCTTTACAG CCCCGCAGAATTGAGCCCGCTGGAGCCGTGCATGGCCCGCGCGGCGCTCCGAGGCCCCGCGCCCGGCCGCGCCGCCATCTTCCTCAAGTACGCGCGGCCCCAATGCCAAGGCACCAGCCTCGCCGCCGCCTGCCTGCTCCGCCGCCCCCAGCCCGGGCCTCCCTGA